The Musa acuminata AAA Group cultivar baxijiao chromosome BXJ2-2, Cavendish_Baxijiao_AAA, whole genome shotgun sequence genome contains the following window.
ACAACTTTAAAGATGCTAAACCTGGAAAATTTTCTTGGACCAACCAACAGTACAAGAAGATTACATGGCTGAGGAGCATTAAAAGTCAGCATTTTAGCTTCACTGTTCAAAAGAGCTTTTCCTCTATATTTCTTAAACTCAAATTTACTGAAACAAAATAACATGGATGGAATGTTCTCTACCAGGTATCATAAACACATTTAAGCAATGGATACATTCATTCCTTCTTTCCTTGGCACTTAACTAAGAATCAAAAGGTCTGTTGAAGCTCAGACACACTTCCCAAGTCTTTCCCTATATGTTAGGATTCTGTACTTACACATTCCAGCATCTTCATCTTTTGCATCAAGAATGTAGCATCATCCTAACTTTATGATTGCTCTATAATTTTTGGGCCCCTATATTTTGCCCCAACTACAAAGAAGTTATCAGGTTTCTTCTTCGCTTCAAGCCAAGCATACGCTCCATCCTCTTCAGGTGCCAAGTTCCCATCTCCTGAAATGGAGCAAATTGGTTGGTAATATTAAACAAGCAATCATATaacagaaaacaatggagcacaaAACATGTTCTCAGAATTGAATAGAAAAATGCATCTGAAGATGCAAATTTCTTGTAAGGACTATATCCTAGAAATGTAGTGCTGAAGTTTTGAATCTAactttatatatacacacacagtaATGTagaattttgatttatttcaGAAGCAAATGAATTGATGACAATGGCACCAACACCAGGTTTTGGTTCCAAAATATTTCCTGGAAAGCTTTGCAAATATTTAGTGCTGACTTCTTATGAAAACTAACCAGCATAACAAATGGTTTTCTTGACAGATGACATGAACAACACTGTTTTCTGCTTGGTCCAAGTATAACCAAAAATCTTTTTTCAACGATGCTAGAAACACAAATCTGTAATGACTAATTATCGTTAAGTTTGATGAGTAAGGCCCCTTGAATCAAGAAGTAACACATACATATAaattgtacatacatacatacatatatacaagtAATCACATCATGACATGCAAACCAACCAGATCTTAGCCTAGTGGTTGGTTTCCTCTTCTTCAAGAAGAGGTTTTGGTTATTAATCGTTAGCGAGGTGGGTGCAGAGGTAATGTCTCTTGGTGGAGGGTCTCCCCTCCCTTCCTAAGAAAAATCagcatacatcaaactatgaGATGCCCCAAATCAAATGAAGGTTTATACAGTCGATAAAAGCAAAATTTAGTAAGAACAACATAAGCCAAACAGAATATTCTGCCCAACATACCAGAAAAACTTTTATAATGAAATTCATTGTAGTATGTGCAGTCCCTTCCATCGTCGGGGTTTGAATAAGGCGGCCCCAGGACATCCAGCACTGCACAGGATGATCTTGCGGTAAAACAGTGCATGTTACCTCCATCTTCTGGATAAAGCACAGATGTCTTACAAGGTGCAGTAAAGATGGAATCAGTCTTCACCTTTGCCAAATGCAATCCTGGGGGTTGAACTGCTACAAGGGGGCCACATATTATTTTACAGATAGAGATGTGCAAGAAGCAGAAATAgatcaacaaaagaaaaaaaaaaggaaaaaaattaaatctAAGAGCTACTATCTGAGTATCAGATAGTTACAACTGGAACTTACAGTGTAAGGATTTCACAATCTCATTAGAGTTCTGAGGCACGTTAACCCAGTCATATGATTTGATGTGCATGGAACCAAAAAGAAGCTTGCTGAATACTGTCATCCCTGGGTGATTATGGAGTGGAATGACAGCTGATGGAGGCAAACAGAAGATGCCAATCTGCACATTGCACACAGAAAACAGGGAAGTGGTCAAACAGCTGAAGCATTTTGCAGATATCATTCTTGAGTGTAATGAAAGAGCATCCTTGAGTACCGATAACTTGTCACACTTGTAAATGTGTAAGTATGTAATTGGCAGAGTTCTCGTGGATGCACCATGTCGAAAATATGGCATATTTTGAGTAAGACCAACATCAGATGCATCTATATAATCTGCAAGTAGGAACATAATTGCAAATGTCAGAAAAGGAACAGAAATTTTCATTTAGATGCGTCAAAAACAAACAGGTTCTAAGTTCCCACCTTGTATAATgcaccaaaaaattttaaaaattgcaTAAAAAATCTGTATTTTGTCTATCATTGATTAGCTTCCCACACTTACATAGAGTCAGCTCAAAGAACAACTATAAATGTACATGTAACAAATTTAATCTTTAATCCGAGAATAAAGGATGAAACATATTTGAACATTACAAGACAAGATGTGGTACCATCTTTACTTGAAAAGAATGTAAacgaacacaaaaaaaaaacaaggatGCCAAAAAAAAGGGTGAAGAACAAAAAGTTGAGCTGCAAATGTACTTAGCAACCTCAAAGATATATCAGACAGATCGTATACTGGTCAACCCCAGTTCCTGTTATAGATACATTGTGTAAAGAAAGCCCTTGGTTGCATGGTCTTAAAAGCACAACAACCCATCAGCATTGACCATGCATCATGGAAAGTTTTCTTCTCATGCCATCGCCGCCAATGCTGTGCAATTCACATGCATGTTGACTCAAAGTACATCCCCCTTACCCACCCTCCATGATTATAAGTACGCACAATCATGAAACCTAAACTGCATCTTTCCAAAATTCTTCCTTCTGTTGCTGTCTGTATGCAGATTTGCAGCCTGTCTATATTGACATCAAAGATGAAGTTGGCAAATACTATAATGATGTCACTTGGTGCCTTCTCACCAAATAGACCAAATCCAGACCAAGAATAGAATTTAGAATCCATGATCGCTtggttttacaattgatatcttaagAAAGCAGACTGTGCTATGGTCCTACTTGGTTACACAGGCAGTTCAAAAATAAGCAATCTTTCAAGCAAGACTCAAAAATATCAGCTGGGTGAAGCGTACATTGCATGACCATACAAGAAAGATGCACaaataaaacaagaaaaataatcACAGGTACAAAGCAAAAAAGGAATAATGCTCGAAGCAAAATATCATAATACCAACCAACAATACCACTCAAATGTCATGTAAGGATGCAATCAAAGAAAGCACTTCATTCACCATATTCATATAAATTGAACAGTTTCTTACTGTCAAGAAAAACAAGCAAACATAACGTAATCTGAATAATCTGAATTCCTAAAACTGCACATTCTATTGTGATGATCACAAACTAAAACAGTTTAACATGCATCAGCGCTAAAAGTGACACCTTGCACGTCAATGTAACAAGCAAGCAGTATAGACGATACCCAAAACGGACCGAAGGCGATCGACATCCTCCGGCGAGGGCACAATCCCAGCCCCTCCGTCAGCGAACACCTCCTTGCATGTCTCGAACAGCCTCTGCACCGCCGACGGTGTCGACCCGACCTTCTTCTGCTTCCTTTTGTTCTTCTTCGACGATGGTCGCCTCTTTTCCGAGGTCAATTCCCTCGCCACAGCCGATAACTCTGGCGTCCTCTGGTCCGCCAACTCCCCCTGCACCCTCATCAAGGAAGGACTCGAGGCAGGAACACAAAACCAATCCAAAAACACCCAAAAAGGTGAGGCCTTTGGAGTCCTTGATGGCAAAAGAAAACAGAGGCAAAGATTGGATTTTTATCCTGGCACAGGGAAGTGGGACTCATTTCATTGGAAGAGTGGGAAGCAAGAGGAAAGAGGAGACGAAGGAGATGCGTCCCATTGTGTGAAACACAGTCTGCTAAATATTTacatgagaagatctcaaaggcaaCATACTACTGCATCACAATCTAAATTCTCAAGGAGTGTGGGGCTTCACcatggggaggaggaggagatgggagTTGGGGATGGAGATGGAACCTAAGGGGGATGAAAGAGAGGGACAGAGGTGGGGTAGAATGGGGAGGAAGAGGCGGAGAGTGTTGAAAGGAGGAGGAAATACCATCAGTTTTGTATGGGAAACAATGGGCAAAGAAAGGAAGGCTGGCCACTTTTCCTGTGGGCTAAAACTCAAAACAGCTTTTTAGCatggcatctctctctctctctctctctctctctctctctctctctggggggCCCCATCATGACCTCCTTTCCTACTTTGAGGCCTATGATCTCATTCTTCTGGTGTCTACACATGTGGACTGAGCCCCAGCCACATCCAAGCAGCACTGATAGCCTAATCTACATGCTGATTGCATGTCAATGTGGAGCTGTGTGATTGAGTAATCGTGTCTTGCTTAAGCTTTAATTCATATCTTCCTTGTTGATAAGTTACCATCAAGGTATTTAACTATGAGAGTAACATATACATTAAGTTCATTCTTATTTTCAGGATCTTATgataatgtaaattttttttatgagtaCCTCTActttaaaacaaaaataaaataataattaaaaaaaaattatacctaTTAACCATCGCCCTCCGCTTGTTGCCTGGTCATGTCTCGAACAATCGCGTATTGTTTGGCCACATCTCAACAATCGCTTGTTGCCTAGCTATGTCTCATGCGAGAGTCCATCGCTCGTAACTCTCATCATCACCACTTATAGACATACCCTCTCCCCTCACTCATAACCTTTGTCGTCGCTCACAAACCCACCCCCATCCCTCGCTCGTAGCCCTCACCATCGATTGCAAGAGAGGAAGGAAAGGAACACACCATCCATAAATGAGCAACGAAGAAGAGGGGGTGATCACGCACCCGGCTTAGTCATCACTTGCAAAGCCCCCCTCACGCTCTCAACGGTGAGTGAGAAAAGAGAGGGGGTAGCTTGCCTGCCCTCGTCATTAGCCATAGGGGCGAAAGGATGAGAGGGGCACATGCCTTCACTATCACTGTCTCGTATGAGGGTTGTACGAGTCAACGGAGGTGGCTTTTATATGCAACGATGAGTTCGACCAAAGAATAAGCAAAATGATCTTTTCACGTAGGGGtgtttgaaatttttttaaaatatgagtgaaaatttttgaaaagtagaatcttttcaaaaaaaaatattttttttccataAAGACAAAATCCAAACTGTTATCATGCAAACTTGAGGTATCCTATACATTCCTTGCAAACTTAATGTATGCAAACTTGAATTCTTTTCTCATTCCTAAGATTTGATGATGatgtgtttaatttttttttcacataAAAAGTGACGAAGGCCGAATTTGAATCCAAGATCGAGTTATTAAAATCTTTAATATCTAAACTCGTCAGTATCTTCAAAAATATATCAGATGAATTTTAAACCTTTAACTTTTGGTAAATGGATCATATACATCACTATCGATCAATATTTTAgatgtaatttttttatataatactaTTTTATACTAttcttttctatttttagaaTCCATGATGATCTGATTAAATGTTTTATCTGTACCAGATCATGTCATGAATTTAAGTCTGGTATCTATCCCTCTATATTTCATCAAGTGGTTTTTAAATTGGTACATTATGAATTTCTCATTTGTGCTATGCACTTATTTTATTAACATTTATGTAATGTTTTTCTTCTCTCTAACTGATTTATGCCATCTATCTTAGTTTTATGTCTCTCCAATCGAGATTGTTTTATATAGCTTCAATTTTTTGAATATATGATAATTCAATCAAAacctatatatttataattatgctGAATTATCATATCATGCATATCACATAGCTTGATGATGAAGAGGTGCCATTGCTCTTTAGTGTAATATGGTAAGGCTAAAGAGAGAATAATATGCATAAAGTTAGAAGGTTCtaaaaagttagatttatttttgttttttagttCAGAAGTTTGTTGCATACAAGTTCTTGAGAATAGATTTATTTATTAGGAAATATTACAAAAATGGACAAGGGATTaaataatttctaaatatttatgAATTTAGAAAGAAACATCTCACAACTGAAGTGTCACTTTTCATATTCAGAAGTGTTTCCTAAGAAAGAATTTATATGCATATCTTGAACCAATATAAGAATGAATGTTTTCCTTATTTCTCATTCACCATACAAGCATAATATTAGGTTCATTCTGACATGATTCAACTTAGGAATTCTCCTCAAGTCTAATATATGGTTCAAAAGCATTCCTTTTCCATCCTAATAATTCTGATACAACAATCCAAATTGTTAGTAGTAGATCATCTAACTCTATATGCCATCATATATAACATTATAATGTATACATAGGACTAATACATATCACATAATAATGCTCTTTCTATGCAATATGCAGATGTAGCAAAGCATTCACATAACAGGAAATTATTTCTGATGTTATTATGCtgataattatattaaattaatcaGTATTTATTAAATAGTTTTAGGTGTCTACAAAAAAAACATTGCTATGTTAAGGATTTTTTGGCCACTATGATGGAATAAGTCCTCATTTTGAAAGATCTCTCTCTTTTATGGTGCATAAATTGGGTGCATTTCATTATTTATATGTACAAAGAAAAATCCACCATCCATGCATCTATTAAACACATGCAAGTTGTTATATCTAACATTGAATCTTTTTCGATCTTGTGCTtgtcaacaacaataataataataaaactgagAGTTCTAATAGAAAGGACTACTCGATTAATTTAATGAGCCACTAATGAGATAGACCTTATACACTCCATTAACTTGAAGGAACCAGAATCACTGTGCCTAAACATTTTGGATCAACTGTTCAGGTTCAACAATCTAATCGGTCAACATGTGAACTAGCTATAAActgtaaaagaataaaaaagaacaaaaatactTTAGAAACTTTGACAAGAACAAGGGGTTTCCACTTGACACTGCACAAAAAATCTATATGATGGTTCTGCCTGTGGGTGTAAAATAACATGTATCAGATAGGTTATACAAGCATAAGATAGCTTTATGAATCTCAGGAGATGTATCGGATAGGTATATAATAACAGGTATCAGATAGCTTTATGAATCTTAGGAGATGGGCAGGTCACAAGTAATCAATGATCTGTAGAGTGCCCAACACTCTTATTTGGCTGGAAGCTAACACTACTTCTCAGTGCTCAGGTAAGCCTGGTGCTGAGAAAGCTTACATTT
Protein-coding sequences here:
- the LOC135584431 gene encoding plant cysteine oxidase 2-like isoform X4, which gives rise to MRVQGELADQRTPELSAVARELTSEKRRPSSKKNKRKQKKVGSTPSAVQRLFETCKEVFADGGAGIVPSPEDVDRLRSVLDYIDASDVGLTQNMPYFRHGASTRTLPITYLHIYKCDKLSIGIFCLPPSAVIPLHNHPGMTVFSKLLFGSMHIKSYDWVNVPQNSNEIVKSLHFQPPGLHLAKVKTDSIFTAPLLDVLGPPYSNPDDGRDCTYYNEFHYKSFSGDGNLAPEEDGAYAWLEAKKKPDNFFVVGAKYRGPKIIEQS
- the LOC135584431 gene encoding plant cysteine oxidase 2-like isoform X2, producing the protein MRVQGELADQRTPELSAVARELTSEKRRPSSKKNKRKQKKVGSTPSAVQRLFETCKEVFADGGAGIVPSPEDVDRLRSVLDYIDASDVGLTQNMPYFRHGASTRTLPITYLHIYKCDKLSIGIFCLPPSAVIPLHNHPGMTVFSKLLFGSMHIKSYDWVNVPQNSNEIVKSLHFQPPGLHLAKVKTDSIFTAPCKTSVLYPEDGGNMHCFTARSSCAVLDVLGPPYSNPDDGRDCTYYNEFHYKSFSGDGNLAPEEDGAYAWLEAKKKPDNFFVVGAKYRGPKIIEQS
- the LOC135584431 gene encoding plant cysteine oxidase 2-like isoform X1: MRVQGELADQRTPELSAVARELTSEKRRPSSKKNKRKQKKVGSTPSAVQRLFETCKEVFADGGAGIVPSPEDVDRLRSVLDYIDASDVGLTQNMPYFRHGASTRTLPITYLHIYKCDKLSIGIFCLPPSAVIPLHNHPGMTVFSKLLFGSMHIKSYDWVNVPQNSNEIVKSLHSVQPPGLHLAKVKTDSIFTAPCKTSVLYPEDGGNMHCFTARSSCAVLDVLGPPYSNPDDGRDCTYYNEFHYKSFSGDGNLAPEEDGAYAWLEAKKKPDNFFVVGAKYRGPKIIEQS
- the LOC135584431 gene encoding plant cysteine oxidase 2-like isoform X3, coding for MRVQGELADQRTPELSAVARELTSEKRRPSSKKNKRKQKKVGSTPSAVQRLFETCKEVFADGGAGIVPSPEDVDRLRSVLDYIDASDVGLTQNMPYFRHGASTRTLPITYLHIYKCDKLSIGIFCLPPSAVIPLHNHPGMTVFSKLLFGSMHIKSYDWVNVPQNSNEIVKSLHSVQPPGLHLAKVKTDSIFTAPLLDVLGPPYSNPDDGRDCTYYNEFHYKSFSGDGNLAPEEDGAYAWLEAKKKPDNFFVVGAKYRGPKIIEQS